From a region of the Pectobacterium aquaticum genome:
- a CDS encoding phosphoadenylyl-sulfate reductase encodes MAEFNLEALNALPKAEQTAELATVNSQLESLSAQERVSWALENLPGDYVLSSSFGIQAAVSLHLVTQQRPDIPVILTDTGYLFPETYQFIDALTEQLTLNLQVYRATASPAWQEARYGKLWEQGVEGIERYNLLNKVEPMNRALSELKAKTWFAGLRREQSGSRGELPVLAIQRGVFKFLPIIDWDNRTVYQYLKENGLSYHPLWEQGYLSVGDTHTTRKWEPGMAEEETRFFGLKRECGLHEG; translated from the coding sequence ATGGCCGAATTTAATCTTGAGGCGCTCAACGCGTTACCGAAAGCGGAACAGACCGCTGAGTTGGCTACGGTGAACAGTCAGCTTGAATCGCTGTCTGCGCAGGAAAGAGTGAGCTGGGCGCTGGAGAATCTGCCGGGCGACTATGTTTTGTCGTCCAGCTTCGGCATTCAGGCGGCGGTATCGCTACATTTGGTGACGCAACAGCGGCCAGATATTCCGGTTATCCTCACGGATACGGGCTATCTGTTTCCTGAAACCTATCAGTTTATTGATGCACTGACAGAGCAATTAACGCTGAATCTGCAAGTGTATCGCGCAACAGCGTCTCCGGCCTGGCAAGAGGCGCGCTACGGTAAGCTGTGGGAGCAGGGCGTGGAAGGCATCGAACGCTATAACCTGCTGAATAAAGTCGAGCCGATGAACCGTGCGCTGAGCGAGTTAAAGGCGAAAACCTGGTTTGCTGGTCTGCGCCGCGAGCAGTCCGGCAGCCGGGGGGAATTACCCGTGTTGGCGATTCAACGTGGCGTCTTCAAATTCCTGCCGATTATCGATTGGGATAACCGAACGGTGTATCAATACCTGAAAGAAAATGGCCTGAGTTACCATCCACTGTGGGAGCAGGGCTATCTGTCCGTCGGTGATACCCACACCACCCGCAAATGGGAACCGGGTATGGCCGAAGAAGAAACCCGTTTCTTCGGCCTGAAACGCGAATGCGGACTGCACGAAGGGTAA
- the cysG gene encoding siroheme synthase CysG, which yields MNYLPLFADVRQRPVLVVGGGEVATRKIDLLQRAGAEVKIVAQALAEPLAVQHQAGQVEWLAHTFTPELLSGVFLVIAATDDAELNAAVFEAANQRHLLVNVVDDQQKCSFIFPSIVDRSPLVVAISSGGQAPVLARLLREKLESLLPASLGTMADIAGSWRDRIKTRLHSMPARRRFWERLFVGRFASLVSAGQLAQAEDELQQQLVHQQEEQQQPAAVRGEVALVGAGPGDAGLLTLRGLQVMQQADVVLYDHLVSADVLDLVRRDAERICVGKRASAHSLPQDEINQLLVKLAQEGKRVVRLKGGDPFIFGRGGEELQAVAQAGITFQVVPGVTAAAGVTAYAGIPLTHRDYAQSVLFITGHCRPDGDELDWSTLARGRQTLAIYMGTMKAAEISQQLIAHGRSSQTPVAVISRGTRHDQQVQIGTLQELEHLARQAPTPALLVIGEVVDLHHQIAWFGQTTPTVPQDSRPAVVNLA from the coding sequence GTGAACTATCTCCCTTTATTTGCCGATGTTCGTCAGCGTCCGGTACTGGTTGTTGGCGGCGGTGAGGTTGCTACGCGCAAAATCGATCTGCTGCAACGCGCGGGTGCGGAGGTAAAAATTGTCGCACAGGCGCTGGCGGAACCGTTGGCGGTGCAGCATCAGGCCGGACAGGTTGAATGGCTGGCGCATACTTTTACGCCAGAGCTGTTATCCGGCGTGTTTCTGGTGATTGCCGCCACGGATGACGCCGAGCTGAATGCTGCGGTATTTGAGGCGGCGAATCAGCGGCATTTGCTGGTGAACGTGGTGGACGATCAGCAGAAGTGCTCGTTTATTTTCCCCTCGATTGTCGATCGCTCTCCGCTGGTGGTGGCGATTTCCTCAGGTGGACAGGCGCCAGTGCTGGCGCGTCTGCTGCGTGAAAAGCTGGAATCATTACTGCCCGCCAGTTTGGGCACGATGGCGGATATCGCCGGAAGCTGGCGCGACAGAATTAAAACCCGACTGCATTCGATGCCGGCACGCCGTCGTTTTTGGGAACGGCTGTTTGTCGGACGCTTTGCGTCGCTGGTGTCCGCGGGGCAACTGGCGCAGGCCGAAGACGAATTGCAGCAGCAACTGGTGCATCAGCAAGAGGAACAGCAGCAGCCAGCGGCGGTACGTGGCGAAGTCGCACTGGTTGGCGCAGGCCCCGGCGATGCCGGACTGCTTACGCTACGCGGATTACAGGTGATGCAGCAGGCGGATGTGGTGCTGTATGACCATCTGGTCAGCGCTGACGTGCTGGATCTGGTGCGCCGCGACGCCGAACGTATCTGCGTTGGAAAACGCGCCAGCGCGCATTCGTTGCCGCAGGATGAGATTAATCAGCTACTGGTGAAGCTGGCGCAGGAAGGGAAGCGGGTCGTGCGCCTGAAAGGCGGCGATCCCTTCATTTTCGGCCGCGGCGGCGAAGAGCTGCAAGCGGTCGCGCAGGCGGGTATCACATTTCAGGTCGTGCCCGGCGTGACGGCGGCAGCGGGCGTCACGGCATATGCGGGGATCCCGCTAACGCACCGTGACTACGCGCAGAGCGTGCTTTTTATTACCGGACACTGTCGCCCGGATGGCGACGAGCTGGACTGGTCGACGCTGGCGCGTGGCCGTCAGACGCTGGCGATTTACATGGGCACGATGAAGGCCGCGGAGATTTCGCAGCAGTTGATCGCGCATGGCCGTTCATCGCAGACGCCCGTTGCCGTGATCAGTCGCGGCACCCGACACGATCAGCAGGTGCAAATTGGCACGCTGCAAGAGTTAGAACATTTGGCACGGCAAGCGCCGACACCGGCGCTGCTGGTGATTGGCGAGGTGGTGGATCTACATCATCAGATTGCCTGGTTTGGTCAGACAACGCCGACGGTGCCGCAAGACAGCCGCCCAGCGGTAGTAAACTTGGCTTAA
- the cysD gene encoding sulfate adenylyltransferase subunit CysD: MDEKRLTHLRQLEAESIHIIREVAAEFSNPVMMYSIGKDSSVMLHLARKAFYPGSLPFPLLHVDTGWKFREMYEFRDQTAKAYGCELLVHRNPQGEALGINPFVHGSAKHTDIMKTEGLKQALDKYGFDAAFGGARRDEEKSRAKERIYSFRDRFHRWDPKNQRPELWHNYNGQINKGESIRVFPLSNWTELDIWQYIYLENIDIVPLYLAAPRPVVERDGMLLMVDDDRIDLQPGEVIEQRMVRFRTLGCWPLTGAVASEAQTLPEIIEEMLVSTTSERQGRVIDRDQAGSMELKKRQGYF, from the coding sequence ATGGACGAGAAACGACTCACGCATTTACGGCAGCTTGAAGCCGAAAGCATTCACATCATCCGCGAAGTGGCGGCCGAGTTCAGTAATCCGGTGATGATGTACTCCATCGGCAAAGACTCTTCGGTGATGCTGCATCTGGCGCGCAAGGCGTTCTATCCGGGATCGCTGCCTTTCCCGCTGCTGCACGTTGATACCGGCTGGAAATTTCGTGAAATGTACGAATTCCGCGACCAGACGGCAAAGGCCTACGGCTGTGAACTGCTGGTGCACCGCAACCCGCAGGGTGAAGCGCTGGGGATTAACCCCTTTGTGCACGGCAGCGCCAAGCACACCGACATCATGAAAACGGAAGGGCTGAAGCAGGCGCTGGATAAATACGGCTTTGATGCCGCGTTTGGCGGGGCGCGCCGCGATGAAGAAAAATCGCGTGCTAAAGAGCGTATTTATTCCTTCCGCGACCGCTTCCACCGCTGGGATCCGAAGAACCAGCGCCCGGAACTGTGGCACAACTACAACGGCCAGATTAATAAAGGCGAGAGTATCCGCGTTTTCCCGCTCTCCAACTGGACCGAGCTGGACATCTGGCAATACATCTATCTGGAAAACATCGATATTGTTCCGCTGTATCTGGCCGCGCCGCGTCCGGTGGTGGAGCGCGATGGCATGCTGCTGATGGTGGATGACGATCGTATCGATCTGCAACCGGGCGAAGTAATCGAACAACGCATGGTGCGCTTCCGCACGCTGGGCTGCTGGCCGCTGACGGGGGCGGTAGCATCAGAGGCGCAGACGCTGCCGGAAATCATCGAAGAGATGCTGGTTTCCACCACCAGTGAGCGTCAGGGAAGGGTAATTGACCGCGATCAGGCCGGTTCAATGGAGCTGAAAAAGCGTCAAGGGTATTTCTGA